The following are from one region of the Sulfurimicrobium lacus genome:
- a CDS encoding cation-transporting P-type ATPase: MQTLLQKPWHHVPGEEAATLLESDAELGLSQAEASRRQERFGPNSLTPKPGRGPLLRFLLQFHQPLIYILLASAAITAALQEWVDSSVIFGVVLVNAVVGFIQESKAENAISALTRIISTNSMVWRDGRRLGIPSEQLVPGDMVLLAAGDKVPADLRLLKTRELTVDESMLTGESLPATKHTDVLDLDTLLADRANMAYAGALVTTGQGSGIVVAIGDATETGRISRLIAAVDVLSTPLTRKIERFSKILLYAILGLAAFTVALGLARGETAFDMFMAAVALAVGAIPEGLPAAVTVTLAIGVSRMARRRAIIRKLPAVETLGSTTVICSDKTGTLTQNQMTVQRIFAGGEAFAVSGVGYAPHGEITRDGTPAEIVGALRECLLAGLLCNDASLEHKQGAWQVGGDPTEGALIVAALKAGLNAQEEHARRMRRDAVPFEARHQYMATLHSDGTIYLKGAVEKVLERCVAMLGPQGQIIPLDTGAIELSAVGMAEQGLRVLALAYKTPEGLQDMLGHEHLAENMVFLGLQGMIDPPRPEAVSAIKACHRAGIAVKMITGDHAITASAIAHAIALNDGRPIAVLSGRELENIGDAELIRVACDTQVFARVEPEQKLRLVKALQAGGQVVAMTGDGVNDAPALKQADIGVAMGITGTEVAKEAAAMVLTDDNFASIEAAVEEGRGVFDNLTKFIVWTLPTNFGEGLVITAAIVLGTALPILPVQILWINMTTAVLLGLTLAFEPIEKGIMNRPPRPPSLPLLTPAIMWRIGIVSALLLAGSFGLFMWELKHGHSLAYARTVAANVFVFGEIFYLLNCRSMSESILTLGVFSNLWVVGGVSAMIALQLLFTYLPAMNHWFGSAPIDGWAWGRIIATSAMIYLTIGVEKRLRKAAI, from the coding sequence CGGCCGGGGCCCGCTGCTGCGCTTCCTGCTGCAATTTCATCAGCCCCTGATCTATATTTTGCTGGCCTCCGCCGCCATCACTGCCGCCCTGCAGGAGTGGGTGGATTCCAGCGTAATTTTCGGCGTGGTGCTGGTCAACGCGGTGGTCGGCTTCATTCAGGAAAGCAAGGCGGAAAACGCCATCTCCGCCCTGACCCGGATCATCTCCACCAACTCCATGGTATGGCGCGACGGACGCAGGCTCGGCATCCCCTCTGAACAACTGGTGCCGGGAGACATGGTGCTGCTGGCGGCGGGCGACAAGGTACCGGCCGACCTGCGCCTGCTTAAAACCCGCGAACTGACGGTCGACGAGTCCATGCTGACTGGCGAATCGCTGCCGGCGACGAAACACACCGACGTATTGGACCTGGACACCCTGCTCGCCGACCGCGCCAACATGGCCTATGCCGGCGCGCTGGTCACCACCGGTCAGGGCAGCGGTATCGTGGTGGCGATCGGCGACGCCACCGAAACCGGGCGCATCTCGCGCCTGATCGCGGCAGTGGACGTCCTTTCCACCCCGCTCACGCGCAAGATCGAGCGCTTCAGCAAAATTCTGCTCTATGCCATCCTCGGCCTGGCGGCATTTACCGTCGCGCTCGGCCTGGCGCGCGGCGAAACCGCATTCGACATGTTCATGGCGGCGGTAGCGCTGGCGGTGGGGGCGATCCCGGAAGGGCTGCCGGCGGCGGTCACCGTCACCCTGGCCATCGGCGTATCGCGCATGGCCCGCCGCCGCGCCATCATCCGCAAGTTGCCAGCGGTGGAAACCCTGGGCAGCACCACCGTGATCTGTTCCGACAAGACCGGCACCCTGACCCAGAACCAGATGACGGTGCAGCGGATTTTCGCCGGTGGAGAAGCGTTTGCGGTCAGCGGCGTGGGCTACGCGCCGCACGGGGAAATCACGCGCGACGGCACGCCTGCCGAGATTGTGGGCGCGTTGCGCGAATGCCTGCTGGCCGGCCTGTTGTGCAACGATGCCAGCCTGGAGCACAAGCAAGGCGCCTGGCAGGTCGGCGGCGACCCTACCGAGGGCGCCTTGATCGTGGCGGCGCTGAAAGCCGGGCTGAATGCGCAGGAAGAACATGCCCGGCGCATGCGCCGCGACGCCGTGCCGTTCGAAGCGCGCCACCAGTACATGGCGACGCTGCACAGCGACGGCACGATCTACCTCAAGGGGGCAGTGGAAAAAGTGCTGGAACGCTGCGTTGCCATGCTCGGCCCGCAAGGTCAGATCATTCCGCTCGACACCGGCGCGATCGAGCTCAGCGCCGTCGGCATGGCCGAACAGGGGCTGCGCGTGCTGGCTCTGGCCTACAAAACACCGGAGGGGTTGCAGGACATGCTGGGACACGAGCACCTCGCCGAAAACATGGTATTCCTCGGCCTGCAGGGCATGATCGACCCGCCTCGCCCCGAAGCGGTGAGCGCCATCAAAGCCTGTCACCGTGCCGGCATCGCCGTGAAAATGATTACCGGCGACCATGCCATCACCGCCTCTGCCATCGCCCATGCCATCGCCCTCAACGACGGCAGGCCCATCGCCGTGCTGAGCGGGCGCGAACTGGAGAACATCGGCGATGCCGAACTGATCCGGGTCGCATGCGACACCCAGGTCTTCGCCCGCGTCGAGCCGGAGCAGAAACTGCGCCTGGTGAAAGCGCTGCAGGCCGGCGGCCAGGTGGTGGCGATGACCGGCGACGGCGTCAACGACGCCCCGGCACTGAAACAGGCGGATATCGGCGTGGCGATGGGCATCACCGGCACCGAGGTGGCCAAGGAAGCCGCCGCGATGGTACTCACCGACGACAATTTCGCCTCCATCGAAGCTGCGGTGGAAGAAGGACGCGGGGTTTTCGACAACCTCACCAAATTCATCGTCTGGACCCTGCCCACCAACTTCGGCGAGGGCCTGGTCATCACCGCTGCCATCGTGCTCGGCACCGCCCTGCCCATCCTGCCGGTGCAGATTTTGTGGATCAACATGACCACGGCGGTGCTGCTGGGGCTGACCCTGGCCTTCGAACCCATCGAAAAAGGCATCATGAACCGCCCGCCGCGCCCCCCTTCCCTGCCCCTCCTCACGCCGGCCATCATGTGGCGCATCGGCATCGTCAGCGCGCTGCTCCTGGCCGGCTCTTTCGGGCTGTTCATGTGGGAGCTGAAGCATGGCCACTCGCTTGCCTATGCTCGCACCGTGGCTGCCAACGTGTTCGTGTTCGGCGAGATTTTTTACCTCTTGAACTGCCGCTCGATGAGCGAATCCATCCTCACCCTCGGCGTATTTTCCAACCTGTGGGTGGTAGGCGGGGTGAGCGCGATGATCGCGCTGCAACTGCTGTTCACCTACCTGCCGGCGATGAACCACTGGTTCGGCTCCGCACCCATCGACGGATGGGCCTGGGGGCGCATCATCGCAACGAGCGCAATGATCTACCTGACAATCGGAGTGGAAAAACGGCTGCGTAAAGCGGCAATATAA